The following are from one region of the Mycolicibacterium diernhoferi genome:
- a CDS encoding flavin-containing monooxygenase → MTIAVTVAAAEVRLDLAELRANLQEADAGILVAVLAQVTGEVSVVDRFADRITFTPDPPEQRGSTDPETHAELVDALVEALANPRPAGAVPGDDPELFARVAPLALGTDVGAEYIGLLLEQGGFQPSQPVLPRTAKLPADFKVTIIGAGIAGMAAALECAAAGIAYEIIDRNDDVGGTWYTTVYPGIGVDTPSAYYSLSRDINGDWSSYYPQGAEYQRYLKSVADKNALRDHIRFSAEVQALRWVEDRKLWEVRTVAADGTQDVSYANVVVPAAGYLNRPRWPELAGRDTFGGVSIHSAEWDPELSLRGKKVAIIGAGCTAVQIVDASVDEVEHLTVFQRQPHWVAPRKRLTDDVPAHRRWLNAHVPFYANWNRLKSFWGTADNNYPVIVRDPEWAAEHLSISPANDVLLQMCRDYIDRVFGADTDLGKKVTPDFAPYGKRIIRDPGGYYAALTREHVDVEASEPAAVNERGILTQDGRQIDLDVIIYATGYHLDFLSTIDIRGRDGVRLAEVWGDSPSAYRGGLVPGFPNMFISSAPNYSPGHGAGHNFGVEVMVHYLMECLQLMAQREASTLEVTPEAFEAYVRHIDETMAQTVWCHTPTAHTYYRSGGRIVTAFPFKLIDVWQSHRAPNEEDLLVR, encoded by the coding sequence ATGACGATCGCTGTGACCGTGGCAGCCGCCGAAGTGCGGCTGGACCTCGCAGAATTGCGGGCCAACCTGCAGGAAGCCGATGCCGGAATCCTGGTGGCGGTGCTGGCGCAGGTGACCGGTGAGGTGAGCGTCGTGGACCGGTTCGCCGACCGGATCACGTTCACCCCAGACCCGCCCGAACAGCGAGGCAGCACAGATCCGGAAACTCACGCGGAACTGGTCGACGCGCTGGTGGAGGCGCTGGCGAACCCGCGACCGGCCGGGGCTGTGCCTGGCGACGATCCGGAGCTGTTCGCCCGGGTCGCACCGCTCGCGCTGGGCACCGACGTCGGTGCCGAGTACATCGGACTGCTGTTGGAGCAGGGCGGCTTTCAGCCCTCGCAGCCCGTCCTGCCGCGGACCGCGAAACTTCCGGCCGACTTCAAGGTCACGATCATCGGCGCCGGCATTGCCGGCATGGCCGCAGCGCTGGAATGCGCCGCCGCCGGAATCGCCTACGAGATCATCGACCGCAACGACGATGTCGGCGGCACCTGGTACACGACTGTCTACCCGGGCATCGGTGTCGACACCCCGTCGGCCTACTACTCACTGTCCCGGGACATCAACGGTGACTGGTCGAGCTACTACCCACAGGGCGCTGAATACCAGCGCTACCTGAAGTCGGTCGCCGACAAGAACGCGCTGCGTGACCACATCCGCTTCAGCGCCGAGGTGCAGGCGCTGCGCTGGGTGGAGGACCGCAAGCTGTGGGAGGTGCGCACCGTCGCCGCCGACGGCACCCAGGATGTCAGCTACGCCAATGTCGTGGTGCCGGCCGCCGGTTACCTCAACCGGCCGCGCTGGCCCGAACTGGCCGGCCGGGACACCTTCGGCGGCGTGAGCATCCATTCCGCCGAATGGGATCCCGAACTGTCGCTGCGCGGCAAGAAGGTGGCGATCATCGGTGCCGGCTGCACCGCCGTACAGATCGTGGACGCCTCCGTGGACGAGGTGGAGCACCTCACGGTGTTCCAGCGCCAACCGCACTGGGTGGCGCCGCGCAAACGCCTGACCGATGACGTGCCCGCACACCGTCGCTGGCTCAACGCCCATGTACCGTTCTACGCCAACTGGAATCGGCTGAAGTCGTTCTGGGGCACCGCGGACAACAACTACCCGGTCATCGTGCGGGACCCGGAGTGGGCCGCCGAGCACCTCTCGATCTCGCCGGCCAACGATGTGTTGCTGCAGATGTGTCGCGACTACATCGACCGCGTCTTCGGCGCCGACACCGACCTCGGCAAGAAGGTCACCCCCGATTTCGCACCGTACGGCAAGCGGATCATCCGCGACCCCGGCGGCTACTACGCGGCATTGACCCGTGAGCACGTCGACGTTGAGGCCAGCGAACCGGCCGCCGTCAACGAACGCGGGATCCTCACCCAGGACGGCCGCCAGATCGACCTCGACGTGATCATCTACGCCACCGGCTATCACCTGGACTTCCTGTCCACCATCGATATCCGCGGCCGTGACGGCGTCCGACTCGCCGAGGTGTGGGGTGACAGCCCCAGCGCCTATCGCGGCGGGCTGGTGCCGGGCTTCCCGAACATGTTCATCTCCTCGGCGCCGAACTACAGCCCGGGGCACGGTGCCGGGCACAATTTCGGTGTCGAGGTGATGGTGCACTACCTCATGGAATGCCTGCAGCTGATGGCCCAGCGTGAGGCGTCGACGCTGGAGGTCACACCCGAGGCGTTCGAGGCCTATGTGCGACACATCGACGAGACGATGGCACAGACGGTGTGGTGCCACACCCCGACGGCGCACACGTACTACCGCTCCGGCGGCCGGATCGTGACCGCCTTCCCGTTCAAGCTCATCGACGTGTGGCAGAGCCACCGCGCCCCGAACGAAGAGGATCTGCTCGTCCGATGA
- a CDS encoding acyl-CoA synthetase, which yields MDDLHAVLASARSHALGDIPRRSARRQPHKTAIIDGDVTLTFAEFERLVDRAAAALADNGFGVGCRVAVLAHNCWQYAVLAFATARAGVVLVPVNFMLTAQEIAFILEHSQVTGFLVEADLVPTAEAAMQCGGRVEAKAALVLSGQTLPPDWADFDRWLQTSSPAPNPYVEDDQLIRLMYTSGTESHPKGAMHSSRSLMGNYISSIIAGSMEGSDVEIHSLPLYHCAQLDNFLITDVYLGATSIILPRPDPELVLRTIEEHSVTNYFAPPTVWISLLRSPVFDQVDLSSLRKGYYGASAMPVEILAEMRERLPNLRLWNFYGQTEMAPLASALGPDEQDAHAGSAGRSVINVETAILDEDNTPVIPGTVGEIAHRSPHLMLGYLDDDVKTAESFRGGWFHSGDLGYYDEHGLLHVVDRKKDMIKTGGENVASREVEEVIYRHPGVEEVAVFGLPHPVWVEQVAAAVVTRDSTHLTEDELLVHCRSHLAGFKTPKQILFVDALPKNPSGKLLKRLLREQFS from the coding sequence ATGGATGATCTGCACGCCGTCCTGGCCTCGGCGCGTAGCCATGCCCTCGGTGACATTCCGCGGCGCTCGGCACGAAGGCAACCCCACAAGACGGCGATCATCGACGGCGACGTGACCCTCACCTTCGCCGAGTTCGAGCGTCTGGTCGATCGTGCGGCGGCGGCGTTGGCCGACAACGGCTTCGGCGTCGGCTGCCGGGTGGCGGTGCTGGCACACAACTGCTGGCAGTACGCGGTGCTGGCGTTCGCGACCGCACGTGCCGGGGTGGTGCTGGTGCCGGTCAATTTCATGCTGACCGCCCAGGAGATCGCCTTCATCCTCGAGCACAGCCAGGTGACCGGCTTCCTCGTCGAGGCAGATCTGGTGCCTACGGCCGAGGCGGCGATGCAGTGCGGCGGGCGGGTCGAGGCGAAGGCCGCCCTCGTATTGTCCGGCCAGACGCTGCCGCCGGACTGGGCGGACTTCGACCGGTGGTTGCAGACCAGCTCCCCCGCGCCCAACCCGTATGTCGAGGACGACCAGCTCATCCGCCTGATGTACACCAGCGGGACGGAGTCACATCCCAAGGGCGCCATGCATTCCAGCCGCAGCCTGATGGGCAACTACATCAGCTCGATCATCGCCGGCTCCATGGAGGGCAGTGACGTCGAGATCCATTCCCTGCCCCTGTATCACTGCGCCCAGCTCGACAACTTCCTGATCACCGATGTGTACCTCGGCGCGACCAGCATCATCCTGCCCCGCCCGGATCCGGAGCTGGTGCTGCGGACGATCGAAGAGCATTCGGTGACCAACTATTTCGCACCGCCTACGGTGTGGATCTCGCTGCTGCGGTCACCGGTGTTCGATCAGGTGGACCTGTCCAGTCTGCGCAAGGGTTATTACGGGGCTTCTGCGATGCCGGTGGAGATCCTGGCCGAGATGCGCGAACGGCTGCCCAATCTGCGGTTGTGGAACTTCTACGGCCAAACGGAGATGGCTCCGTTGGCGTCGGCCCTGGGACCGGATGAGCAGGATGCCCACGCCGGGTCAGCGGGCCGTTCGGTGATCAACGTGGAGACGGCGATCCTCGACGAGGACAACACCCCGGTCATCCCCGGTACCGTCGGCGAGATCGCGCACCGCAGTCCACACCTGATGCTCGGGTACCTCGACGATGACGTCAAGACCGCAGAGTCGTTCCGCGGCGGCTGGTTCCATTCCGGCGACCTCGGCTATTACGACGAGCACGGTCTGCTGCATGTGGTGGACCGCAAGAAGGACATGATCAAGACCGGCGGCGAGAACGTCGCAAGTCGAGAGGTCGAAGAGGTCATCTACCGCCATCCCGGAGTGGAGGAGGTGGCCGTCTTCGGCCTGCCGCACCCGGTGTGGGTCGAACAGGTGGCCGCCGCGGTGGTGACCCGCGACAGTACGCACCTCACCGAGGATGAACTGCTGGTCCACTGCCGGTCGCACCTGGCCGGCTTCAAGACCCCCAAGCAGATCCTCTTCGTCGACGCGCTGCCCAAGAACCCCAGCGGCAAGCTCCTCAAACGCCTCCTGCGAGAACAGTTCAGCTAG
- a CDS encoding NADH:flavin oxidoreductase: MTDLSPDPFGPAQLGPVRLRNRVVKAATSEGRSPDGRVTDDLIDFHRGFAEGGVGMTTVAYCCVSRQGASAPGQIVMDAEAVPGLRRLTEAVHGAGAAISAQLGHAGVVAPKKLTGVTAVAPSRFVNPTSFAYCREIRRDEIATVIEQFADAAQVAVDAGFDAVELHFGHLYLPSSFLSPLINRRKDEYGGDIDNRSRLVREIAQRVRAVVGDRIAVIAKLDMDDGLPGSIWIDEALRTAQLLDGDATLDAIELTQGSSVYRPMYLFRGDVPVREFAKVMPPMLRPGVRVLGKGVMGNYPYEDLYMLSAARQFVPVMKNTKLVLLGGITNREHIETGMREGFDFVAMGRALLREPDLVNKMTADPGVRSRCNHNNKCMVTVFGRTHCVLDPAQRYGAEVPVLKRPSLPTSPATSEQT, encoded by the coding sequence ATGACCGACCTCAGCCCCGATCCGTTCGGCCCCGCCCAACTCGGGCCTGTCCGGTTGCGCAACAGAGTCGTGAAAGCGGCCACCTCGGAGGGGCGTTCACCGGACGGCCGGGTCACCGACGACCTGATCGACTTCCACCGTGGTTTCGCCGAGGGCGGGGTCGGCATGACGACCGTCGCGTACTGCTGTGTGTCGCGCCAGGGGGCCAGCGCTCCGGGTCAGATCGTGATGGACGCCGAAGCGGTGCCCGGCCTGCGACGGCTGACCGAGGCGGTACACGGCGCCGGGGCGGCCATCTCGGCGCAGTTGGGCCACGCCGGGGTGGTGGCGCCGAAGAAGCTGACCGGTGTGACGGCGGTGGCGCCGAGCAGGTTCGTCAACCCGACCTCGTTCGCCTACTGCCGGGAGATCCGGCGGGACGAGATCGCGACGGTCATCGAACAGTTCGCCGACGCGGCCCAGGTCGCCGTGGACGCCGGATTCGACGCCGTGGAACTGCATTTCGGCCACCTGTACCTGCCGAGCTCGTTCCTCAGCCCGTTGATCAACCGGCGCAAGGACGAATACGGCGGCGACATCGACAACCGGTCACGGCTGGTGCGCGAGATTGCGCAGCGGGTGCGTGCCGTCGTCGGCGACCGGATCGCGGTGATCGCCAAACTCGACATGGACGACGGTCTGCCGGGCAGCATCTGGATCGACGAGGCGCTGCGCACGGCGCAACTGCTCGATGGTGATGCCACCCTCGATGCCATCGAGCTGACGCAGGGTTCGTCGGTCTATCGGCCGATGTACCTGTTCCGTGGCGATGTGCCGGTGCGGGAGTTCGCCAAGGTGATGCCGCCGATGCTGCGCCCCGGGGTGCGGGTGCTGGGCAAGGGCGTGATGGGCAACTATCCGTATGAGGATCTCTACATGCTGTCCGCGGCCCGCCAGTTCGTGCCGGTCATGAAGAACACCAAGCTCGTTCTGCTCGGCGGCATCACCAACCGGGAACACATCGAGACGGGGATGCGCGAGGGATTCGACTTCGTCGCGATGGGCCGGGCCCTGCTGCGCGAACCGGACCTGGTGAACAAGATGACCGCCGACCCCGGCGTGCGCAGCCGCTGCAACCACAACAACAAGTGCATGGTGACGGTATTCGGCCGCACGCACTGTGTGCTGGACCCGGCGCAGCGCTACGGCGCAGAGGTGCCTGTCTTGAAGCGACCGTCGCTGCCCACCAGTCCGGCCACGTCCGAGCAGACCTGA
- a CDS encoding zinc-dependent alcohol dehydrogenase, producing MRAAIITAPQQVDIVDVQATSVGPADILVKIRACGICGSDTLYISIGGLPPRQGCMPIGHEPAGEVVEVGAEVRDIAVGDRVVVNPMAVADDIIGNGGSTGALAEYLLITNAVRGRSVEVIPDHVPYQVAALNEPMAVALHAVNQVAPRHGDQVLVFGAGPIGLGITIALKSRGVQHVVVADILPDRLEKALKVGADAVINSAEEDLAARLIDLHGEGDSMWPNRAGTDVFLDAAGVPAVLDTALGVAKRGAKLGIVAVHKEPISLDLMNVMSNELTIVGSMGYPNEIFEVTKDIVDNWEKYRVIISHTFDFDDLDEALRCVSTPGAADKVVITFD from the coding sequence GTGAGAGCAGCCATCATCACCGCGCCCCAACAGGTCGACATCGTCGATGTGCAGGCCACGTCCGTGGGACCCGCCGACATCCTCGTCAAGATCCGGGCATGTGGAATATGCGGTTCCGACACCCTCTACATCTCGATCGGCGGATTGCCGCCCCGGCAGGGGTGCATGCCGATCGGTCATGAGCCAGCCGGGGAGGTGGTAGAGGTCGGCGCCGAGGTACGAGACATCGCCGTCGGCGACCGTGTCGTGGTCAACCCCATGGCGGTTGCCGATGACATCATCGGCAACGGCGGATCGACCGGTGCACTGGCCGAGTATCTACTCATCACGAACGCCGTGCGAGGTCGGAGCGTGGAGGTCATCCCCGACCACGTTCCCTACCAGGTGGCGGCGCTCAACGAACCCATGGCGGTGGCCCTGCACGCGGTCAACCAGGTCGCGCCTCGACACGGTGATCAGGTGCTGGTGTTCGGGGCGGGGCCCATCGGGCTCGGCATCACCATCGCCCTGAAATCGCGCGGAGTCCAACACGTTGTGGTGGCCGACATTCTGCCGGACCGGTTGGAGAAGGCGCTGAAGGTCGGGGCGGATGCCGTGATCAACTCCGCGGAGGAGGACCTGGCCGCCCGGCTGATCGACCTCCACGGCGAAGGGGACTCCATGTGGCCGAACAGGGCAGGCACCGACGTCTTCCTGGATGCCGCCGGGGTGCCGGCGGTGCTCGACACGGCCCTGGGCGTGGCCAAACGCGGTGCCAAGCTGGGTATCGTCGCCGTCCACAAAGAGCCGATCAGCTTGGACTTGATGAACGTGATGAGCAACGAACTGACCATCGTGGGGTCGATGGGCTATCCGAACGAGATCTTCGAGGTAACCAAGGACATCGTCGACAATTGGGAGAAGTACCGGGTCATCATCAGTCATACGTTTGATTTCGATGATCTGGACGAGGCACTGCGGTGTGTCTCCACGCCGGGCGCAGCCGACAAGGTCGTCATCACCTTTGATTAG
- a CDS encoding transposase, translated as MVSRLLPSNDGLRGHPFGDDRRVVEEILYRYRTGVPWRDLPRAEFGP; from the coding sequence ATGGTTTCGAGGCTCTTGCCATCGAACGACGGACTCCGAGGTCATCCGTTCGGTGATGACCGGCGTGTCGTGGAAGAGATTCTCTACCGGTACCGCACCGGCGTTCCGTGGCGTGATCTGCCGCGTGCTGAGTTCGGGCCGTGA
- a CDS encoding Dabb family protein, translating to MYSLTRLIDVPEADRSRVSDDLRHLAQSAGAARYLVAPTDAGSRNGGDLLLHLRFATAAERDAVAADVAAALADPAVTRVNGADYCGSPTLLGGRPRGTVYRTLLLRVDPGTEPGTVARFEADLGRLPGYVSTISAWQLSTPEHTVGNSWTHVFEQEFSDVDGIMGAYLMHPIHWAVVDQWFDPECPGFIVHERVCHSFCSMEHPVLHTAHSENADSTDAR from the coding sequence ATGTATAGCCTCACCCGTCTGATCGACGTCCCCGAGGCCGACCGCAGCCGGGTGTCCGACGACCTTCGACACCTGGCACAGTCCGCCGGCGCGGCCCGGTACCTGGTCGCCCCCACCGATGCGGGCAGCCGCAACGGCGGTGATCTGCTGCTGCATCTGCGCTTCGCCACCGCCGCCGAACGGGATGCGGTGGCCGCCGATGTCGCTGCCGCACTCGCGGATCCGGCGGTCACCAGGGTCAACGGTGCGGACTATTGCGGCTCCCCCACCCTGCTCGGCGGACGCCCCCGCGGCACCGTCTACCGCACCCTGCTGTTGCGGGTGGATCCCGGCACCGAACCGGGCACCGTCGCACGCTTCGAGGCCGATCTGGGCCGGTTACCCGGATACGTGTCGACAATCAGCGCCTGGCAACTCAGCACGCCCGAGCACACCGTCGGCAACTCCTGGACCCACGTCTTCGAGCAGGAGTTCAGCGATGTCGACGGCATCATGGGCGCCTACCTGATGCACCCGATCCACTGGGCGGTGGTGGACCAGTGGTTCGACCCGGAATGCCCGGGATTCATTGTGCACGAGCGGGTGTGCCACAGCTTCTGTTCGATGGAACACCCGGTTCTGCATACCGCCCACTCAGAGAATGCGGACAGTACCGATGCGCGGTAA
- a CDS encoding SDR family NAD(P)-dependent oxidoreductase, with amino-acid sequence MTGLLLGRTALVTGSSRGIGRAIAQRLAAEGATVAVIARSYEPSVSTRAGRAAELPGTIGETIELIEAAGGTAFGIACDLEDTEQRARLVDQVIERTGRLDILVNNAGYADYSVVEDMAMDTFERTIEHYVRTPFVLTQAAVPHMRRQGAGWIVNIGSVTGLAPARPYREYNKTSGDVIYASMKAALHRFTQGVAAELVDSDIAVNAVGPSSAVRTPGAASLIPDSFPTEPVEYLAETVLAMCHRPAAERTGLVAFSLHYPWSQQLAVHSLDGTTTLPPLEPPANANPNILPAGV; translated from the coding sequence ATGACCGGATTACTGCTCGGCAGAACAGCTTTGGTGACCGGAAGTAGCCGAGGGATCGGGCGTGCCATCGCGCAGCGGCTCGCCGCCGAGGGGGCCACGGTGGCGGTGATTGCCCGGTCCTACGAGCCCTCGGTATCGACCCGCGCCGGCCGGGCCGCCGAACTGCCCGGCACCATCGGTGAGACCATCGAACTCATCGAAGCCGCCGGCGGGACCGCGTTCGGCATCGCCTGCGACCTGGAGGACACCGAGCAGCGTGCCCGGCTGGTCGATCAGGTCATCGAGCGCACCGGACGGCTCGACATCCTGGTCAACAATGCCGGCTACGCCGACTATTCGGTCGTCGAGGACATGGCGATGGACACCTTCGAGCGCACCATCGAGCACTACGTCCGCACCCCGTTCGTGCTGACCCAGGCGGCGGTCCCACACATGCGCCGCCAGGGCGCCGGATGGATCGTCAACATCGGTTCGGTCACCGGGCTGGCACCGGCGAGGCCCTACCGGGAGTACAACAAGACCTCCGGCGACGTCATCTACGCATCGATGAAGGCCGCGTTGCACCGCTTCACCCAGGGTGTGGCCGCCGAACTCGTGGACTCCGATATCGCGGTCAACGCGGTCGGGCCGTCCAGCGCGGTCCGCACACCCGGTGCGGCCAGCCTGATCCCGGACAGTTTCCCGACCGAGCCGGTCGAATACCTCGCCGAGACCGTGCTGGCGATGTGCCACCGGCCGGCCGCCGAACGCACCGGGCTGGTCGCCTTCAGCCTGCACTACCCGTGGTCACAACAACTCGCCGTGCACAGCCTGGACGGCACCACCACCCTGCCGCCGCTGGAGCCACCGGCCAACGCCAACCCCAACATCCTGCCGGCGGGTGTGTGA
- a CDS encoding iron-containing alcohol dehydrogenase family protein: MRTVPMRGNGTSIAPEEFDADSIPQFRHITPAFRTFSGHDALSALPRELERLGAERVVIFCGASMLRHKTALERVESAVGRRLVGRFESVREHSPVPTVMQARNRLAELDADGVIAVGGGSSIVTARAAAILLAEDRSPHDLCTRRVEGRLVSPKLGQPKIPVWVAPSTPTTAYARAGSAVRDPDTGQRLSFFDPKTRAQGVFFDPVIASTAPIPLAVGAGLTAFVAAVDGLQSANVDPLAEALLSHSLRMLLTWLPRAVAEPDRAGPRLQLMAAALLSGQGSDFVGSGLAASISHALGPKAAGSNGVVEALLLPHTIRYNQPVTRERLTDIAAHIGDDTSADAVLNAVHQLLDAVASPRRLRDIGISPAVFDEVIEHVADDWFTTQVPRPADRVQLLELLTAAW, encoded by the coding sequence ATGCGGACAGTACCGATGCGCGGTAACGGGACATCCATCGCCCCAGAGGAGTTCGACGCCGACTCCATTCCACAGTTCCGCCACATCACCCCGGCATTCCGCACCTTCAGCGGCCACGACGCACTGTCCGCACTACCGCGAGAACTGGAACGGCTGGGCGCCGAGCGGGTCGTCATCTTCTGCGGCGCATCGATGCTTCGCCACAAGACGGCGCTGGAGCGGGTGGAGTCCGCGGTTGGACGCCGTCTTGTCGGCAGATTCGAGAGCGTGCGCGAGCACAGTCCGGTGCCGACCGTGATGCAGGCACGCAACCGTCTCGCCGAGCTCGACGCCGACGGCGTCATTGCCGTCGGCGGTGGATCGTCGATCGTGACCGCCCGCGCCGCGGCGATTCTGCTTGCCGAGGACCGGAGTCCGCACGACCTCTGCACCCGTCGCGTGGAGGGGCGCCTCGTCAGTCCAAAACTGGGGCAGCCCAAGATTCCGGTCTGGGTAGCACCGAGCACGCCGACAACCGCGTACGCAAGGGCGGGTTCGGCGGTGCGGGATCCCGACACCGGTCAGCGGCTCTCCTTCTTCGATCCGAAGACACGTGCTCAGGGAGTCTTCTTCGACCCCGTCATCGCATCGACCGCTCCGATACCGTTGGCGGTCGGGGCGGGTCTGACGGCCTTCGTCGCCGCTGTCGACGGGTTGCAATCGGCCAACGTGGATCCGCTCGCCGAGGCGCTGCTGTCGCATTCGCTGCGGATGCTGCTGACATGGCTCCCGCGAGCGGTTGCCGAACCCGACCGTGCGGGTCCGCGACTCCAACTGATGGCCGCCGCGTTGTTGTCAGGGCAGGGCAGTGACTTCGTCGGATCGGGCCTCGCGGCATCGATTTCACATGCTCTCGGACCGAAGGCTGCCGGCTCCAACGGAGTCGTCGAAGCGCTCCTGCTGCCGCACACCATCCGCTACAACCAGCCGGTCACCCGAGAGCGACTCACCGACATCGCCGCCCACATCGGTGACGATACGAGCGCGGACGCCGTCCTGAACGCGGTCCACCAACTCCTGGACGCGGTCGCGTCCCCACGGCGTCTGCGCGATATCGGGATCTCCCCCGCAGTTTTCGACGAGGTCATCGAGCACGTGGCCGATGACTGGTTCACCACGCAGGTACCCCGTCCGGCCGACCGTGTGCAGCTTCTCGAACTGCTCACTGCCGCTTGGTAG
- a CDS encoding SDR family NAD(P)-dependent oxidoreductase, with translation MTNRVTFDFTGATALVTGGTSGIGHATATLLRDSGAHVTITGTRGGPQDYDVDLSGLQYRQLALTDSSAIDSLAESFTELDILINNAGANFPGGLDESTVAGFTASVEVNLLAPFRLTERLHSALKASNAAGGASVVMLASMAAIRAVPVVPGYGSAKSGVLALTRNLAAKWAADGVRINAVVPGVVATRMTAPMDYVPEIKQGQIDRILLGRFAEPDEIASPILYLCSANAAYSTGSALVVDGGYSLY, from the coding sequence ATGACCAACCGCGTAACGTTCGATTTCACCGGTGCGACAGCGTTGGTCACCGGCGGCACGAGTGGCATCGGTCACGCGACGGCCACGCTGTTACGCGACAGCGGCGCGCATGTCACGATCACCGGCACCCGGGGAGGGCCGCAGGACTACGACGTCGACCTGTCCGGGCTGCAATACCGGCAGTTGGCGTTGACCGATTCGTCCGCCATCGATTCCCTCGCCGAATCATTCACGGAGTTGGACATTCTCATCAACAACGCCGGGGCAAACTTCCCCGGTGGCCTGGACGAATCCACCGTGGCGGGGTTCACCGCATCGGTGGAGGTGAACTTGCTGGCACCATTCCGATTGACCGAGCGACTGCACAGCGCACTGAAGGCATCGAACGCGGCCGGCGGGGCGAGCGTGGTGATGCTGGCCTCCATGGCCGCGATACGTGCCGTACCGGTGGTCCCCGGATACGGGTCGGCCAAGTCAGGCGTACTCGCTCTGACCCGTAACCTCGCCGCGAAGTGGGCCGCAGACGGTGTCCGGATCAACGCCGTGGTACCCGGCGTGGTCGCGACCCGGATGACAGCGCCCATGGACTATGTACCCGAGATCAAACAGGGGCAGATCGACCGCATCTTACTCGGCCGCTTCGCCGAACCCGACGAGATCGCCAGCCCCATCCTCTACCTATGCAGCGCCAACGCGGCCTACAGCACCGGATCCGCGCTGGTCGTCGACGGCGGCTACAGCCTCTACTGA
- a CDS encoding MBL fold metallo-hydrolase: MSTYEPVYLGRPGADDIVGAGAPAEEVSPGIWLSPGLSNSFMLTTDAGRIVLNTGMGFEGPVHRANFDAVDAAPIRYIILTQGHVDHVGGIDSIADPGTDIVAQTSWETWRRDNELLAEFRARNSAFAWIDKVMATIERTTARFGSVPAQSVPIPTVTFDDELVIELGGRRLELYATPGGETTDSLVVWLPDEGVCLCGNVFGALFGHIPNLVTMRGDRYRDALTVVESIDRVRALGAETLLTGHFGPIVGKDRIEWELTRLRDAVSYIHDRTVEGMNAGKDVHTLMREVVLPADLEVGQGYGMVRWNVRAIWENYAGWFHHRSTAELYAEHPDRTEADLLELAGTATVLHRARTLLDAGEPVRALRLAEIVNQTDPANKEATDVLIAAHELLLESSTNFWETAWLHQQIAKLA; encoded by the coding sequence GTGAGTACCTACGAACCCGTGTACCTGGGTCGGCCCGGCGCCGACGACATCGTCGGTGCCGGCGCGCCCGCCGAGGAGGTCAGTCCTGGAATATGGCTGTCTCCAGGGTTGTCCAATTCCTTCATGCTGACGACCGACGCGGGCCGGATCGTTCTGAACACGGGGATGGGTTTCGAGGGGCCGGTGCACCGGGCGAACTTCGATGCCGTCGATGCGGCGCCGATCCGCTACATCATCCTCACTCAAGGGCACGTCGACCATGTCGGTGGCATCGACTCGATAGCCGACCCCGGCACCGACATCGTCGCCCAGACGAGCTGGGAGACATGGCGGCGGGACAATGAGTTGCTTGCGGAGTTCCGGGCCCGGAACTCCGCATTCGCGTGGATCGACAAGGTGATGGCCACCATCGAGCGCACCACGGCGAGATTCGGATCGGTACCCGCACAGAGCGTTCCGATCCCAACGGTCACGTTCGACGACGAACTTGTCATCGAACTGGGCGGCCGCCGTCTCGAGTTGTACGCCACGCCCGGTGGCGAAACCACCGACAGCCTCGTGGTGTGGCTTCCAGACGAAGGCGTGTGCCTGTGCGGCAACGTGTTCGGTGCGCTGTTCGGGCACATCCCGAACTTGGTTACCATGCGCGGCGACCGCTACCGGGACGCGTTGACGGTTGTGGAGTCCATCGATCGAGTCCGCGCACTTGGTGCCGAAACCCTGCTCACTGGTCACTTCGGTCCCATCGTGGGCAAGGACCGTATCGAATGGGAACTGACTCGGCTGCGCGACGCCGTGTCCTACATCCACGACCGGACGGTGGAGGGCATGAACGCCGGCAAGGATGTGCACACGCTGATGCGGGAGGTGGTGCTGCCCGCCGACTTGGAGGTTGGGCAGGGCTACGGAATGGTCCGCTGGAACGTCCGCGCGATCTGGGAGAACTATGCGGGCTGGTTCCATCACCGATCCACGGCCGAACTCTACGCCGAGCACCCGGACCGAACAGAAGCCGACCTGCTCGAACTTGCCGGCACGGCAACGGTTCTGCACCGGGCACGCACACTTCTTGACGCCGGAGAGCCGGTCCGGGCCCTGCGACTTGCCGAAATCGTCAATCAAACCGATCCCGCAAACAAGGAGGCCACCGACGTGCTGATCGCCGCCCACGAGCTGCTGCTGGAGAGCAGCACCAACTTCTGGGAAACCGCCTGGCTGCACCAGCAGATCGCGAAGCTGGCATGA